One genomic window of Pagrus major chromosome 22, Pma_NU_1.0 includes the following:
- the LOC141018417 gene encoding transcription factor 23-like yields the protein MAVNPLEGLMSVNHQLVSSSTAEQPCAAGSPASLHGHRHSVRSSREARKWCPLLQACSSRSNSGPAFGSAVQSRTLRGQNSPENAARERSRVRNLRQAFHSLQAALPSVPPDTKLSKLDVLVLATNYIAYLTETLDQGGTLAEGTLHSRPGGYLHPVKKWPMRSLLYCGSMGELLSGVPASQLPALGQDGTPPLTPTLEADKE from the exons ATGGCGGTGAATCCTCTGGAAGGTCTCATGTCAGTGAACCACCAGCTGGTCTCCAGCTCCACAGCTGAGCAGCCGTGTGCAGCTGGCAGCCCAGCATCCCTGCACGGACACAGGCACAGCGTACGCAGCAGCCGCGAGGCAAGGAAGTGG TGTCCTCTGCTACAGGCATGTAGCTCCAGGTCAAACTCTGGACCTGCTTTTGGGTCTGCAGTCCAGTCCAGGACTCTGAGGGGTCAGAACTCTCCAGAAAACGCTGCGCGAGAGAGGAGCCGCGTACGCAACCTGCGACAGGCCTTCCACAGCCTGCAG gctgcACTGCCCTCAGTCCCACCAGACACCAAGCTGTCCAAGCTGGATGTTCTGGTTCTGGCTACTAACTACATAGCTTACCTGACAGAGACCCTTGACCAGGGAGGGACGCTGGCTGAGGGCACCCTGCACTCCAGGCCGGGTGGATACCTGCATCCTGTTAAG AAGTGGCCCATGCGTTCCCTGCTCTACTGTGGCAGCATGGGAGAGCTGCTGTCAGGAGTCCCGGCCAGTCAGCTGCCTGCACTTGGACAGGACGGGACACCCCCGCTGACCCCCACCTTAGAGGCAGACAAAGAGTGA
- the ephx1 gene encoding epoxide hydrolase 1: MFTEVLVALVIGGLIFFLVQRSRTQVLKTEDGWWGAGASPDGGEDVTIHPFKVTTSDDELEDLYRRIDQTRPVPSLEDSQFHYGFNSHYLQKVVSYWRNDFDWRRQVDKLNLYPHFKTNIEGIDIHYLHVKPKKVPEGTTAIPLIMVHGWPGSFYEFYGLIPLLTEPSDPDDLVFEVVCPSIPGYGFSEAPHKKGFDSVCAARIFHKLMKRLGFQQFYAHGGDWGWLVTTNMAQLEPKTVKGLHVNFAPPSKPGLPMALSIMLGRRFPKLFDFTDFDIQRLFPAMEKLVVESVKESGYMHIQATKPDTVGRGLNDSPVGLATYILEKFSTWTSRDFRSLEDGGLTRKFSLDDLLTNVMIYWTSGCIISSMRFYKENFGKGLNQPHSKIPVYVPTGFACFPNELMHTPKLWVKQKYRKLLTFTPMARGGHFAAMEEPQLMAEDIQNFTKIVEKKKK, encoded by the exons ATGTTCACTGAGGTGCTGGTTGCTCTGGTGATTGGAGGGCTCATCTTCTTCCTGGTTCAGAGAAGCAGGACCCAGGTTCTGAAGACAGAGGATGGCTGGTGGGGGGCTGGAGCCTCCCCTGATGGTGGGGAGGACGTCACCATCCATCCCTTTAAAGTCACCACCAGTGATGATGAGCTGGAG GACCTGTACAGGAGGATAGACCAGACTCGGCCTGTTCCTTCACTGGAGGACAGCCAGTTTCATTACGGCTTCAACTCCCACTATCTGCAGAAGGTGGTCTCATACTGGAGAAATGACTTTGACTGGAGGAGACAGGTGGACAAACTCAACCTATACCCTCACTTCAAAACCAACATCGAAG GCATTGATATCCACTACCTGCATGTGAAGCCCAAAAAGGTGCCAGAAGGGACTACTGCTATTCCTCTGATAATGGTCCACGGCTGGCCTGGCTCCTTCTATGAGTTCTATGGGCTGATCCCACTGCTGACAGAACCATCAGACCCAGACGACCTTGTGTTTGAGGTGGTGTGTCCCTCCATACCAGGGTACGGTTTTTCTGAAGCACCACATAAGAAAG gtTTTGATTCAGTGTGTGCAGCACGTATCTTTCACAAACTGATGAAGCGTCTGGGCTTCCAGCAGTTCTATGCTCATGGAGGAGACTGGGGCTGGCTGGTCACCACCAACATGGCTCAGCTGGAGCCCAA GACAGTCAAAGGCTTGCATGTGAACTTTGCCCCTCCCTCCAAGCCAGGGTTGCCGATGGCTTTATCCATCATGCTCGGCCGTCGCTTCCCAAAGCTGTTTGACTTCACTGACTTTGATATTCAGCGTCTCTTCCCAGCCATGGAGAAACTGGTGGTCGAGTCCGTCAAAGAGTCTGGCTACATGCACATCCAGGCCACCAAGCCTGACACCGTGG GTCGAGGACTCAATGATTCTCCAGTGGGTCTGGCTACCTACATCCTGGAGAAGTTCTCCACATGGACAAGTCGTGACTTCAGGAGCCTGGAGGATGGAGGACTCACCAG GAAGTTCTCTCTGGATGATCTGCTGACGAATGTGATGATCTACTGGACATCCGGCTGCATCATCTCCTCCATGAGGTTCTACAAGGAAAACTTTGGAAAAGGCCTCAACCAGCCCCACTCTAA GATACCAGTGTACGTCCCCACTGGCTTTGCCTGCTTCCCCAATGAGCTCATGCACACGCCCAAACTGTGGGTCAAACAGAAATACCGTAAACTCCTGACCTTCACGCCCATGGCCCGAGGTGGCCATTTTGCTGCCATGGAGGAGCCCCAGCTGATGGCTGAGGACATCCAGAACTTCACTAAGAtagtggagaagaagaagaaataa